The Callithrix jacchus isolate 240 chromosome 7, calJac240_pri, whole genome shotgun sequence DNA window TACCAGAGCAGAGGCCCACCGTGGACACGCCTCCCGGGAGGAGTGACATCCTCACACCCACAGCGAGTGTGATTCAGCGTTTTCTCAGCCCCTACTGTGGCAGGCCCGGGGATAGAACCAGGGGTTCCAGGAATGAGGCTGGCCAGGGCTTTTGGAAGGCAGGAAACagcctttctttcctgttctcccCTGCCCAGATGAGCCAGATGGCCAAGCTGCCTCTCTAGAGCAGAGAGGTTGGCCAGGGGCCTGCTAGGGGTATGAGCTCAGAGGCACCCACCCTTCCCTGAGGGATGGTGCGGGTTCTGGCTGGGAGATGTGGGCTCCCAGCCTGGATTTTCATCTGAGGGAGGAACTGCCCACAAACATGTCCCAGGATGTTAgggtgggaagggagaggaagggtgggagagagggaaCTGCCTGCTGGCAAATGCCTCCCACACAAGCCCACATCTCCCTGTCCTGCAAAGGAGGGTAGGAGGGTTAGAACATCGAAGCTGGAGTCAAAGCTATCTAGCCGCACTCTACTTGTGTaacctctaagcctcagtttcctcatctgtaaaatgggaatagtaccCCAGTTGTTGGAAGGATGACATGACAATGCTTGTAAAATGCTAAACGGGGGGGCCGgtctcggtggctcacgcctgtaatctcagcactttgggaggccaagggggacagatcatgaggtcaggaattcgagactagctggccaatatggtgaaaccgtctctactaaaaatacaaaaattagctgggggcggtggcgggtgcctgcatttccagctactggggaggcgcatgctggagtgagctgagatggcgccattgcactccagcctgggcggcagagcgagactccgtctcagaaaaaaaaaattgctagacGGGgtcgagcgcagtggctcatgtttgtaatcccagcactttgggaagccaaggtgggcagatcacctgaggtcaggagtttgagaccagtgtggccaacatggcgaaaccccgtctctactaaaaatacaaaatttagtcaggtgtggtggcgtaagtctgcaaccccagctactcaagaggctgaggcacttaagcctgggaggcggaggctgcagtgagccaagattgcgccactgcactccagcctcggcaacagaccAGGACtccgtctctaagaaaaaaaaaagctaaatgaaGCCTGCAGGCACACGCTGGACACAGAGGAAACATTATTACTGTGAGATAAgggaacagaggcccagagaggggagttGACTAATGCAGCCTGAAAGACCAGGGGGTTCCAGGAGCAGACACATGCAGGTGCTGCCAGCCGGGCACCTGGGGGGTGTGCATTTCCTCCTGGACAGGTGGGAGGGTCTATGGTGCCAGGTACAAGACAGGCACGGGAGAGCCAGGAAAATATTGTGACTTTATTTGCTACACTGACAGCAGCGCTGATGGGAGCTGGGCGCTGCTGTCCCTACGAGGGATGGTCCAAGGTGGGGGACAGTAGTCAATGCTTCCCCAGGGTTGGGGTGGTCTTGGGGCAGGAGTGTAGATGATCGCCAACCTCGGGGATGTGGTGGTGGTGTCGCTGGAGAGGGGTCCAGTTGGCGGCTCAGAGGCAGGGAGCTCCAGTGTGTGGGGTGCCCGTGGGCCTGCACTACCTCAAGGGGCCAGTGGGTAGCGGCGGCCAGGGCTGCTCGGCCAGCTCTCGTTCCAGCTGCTTGAAGCGCTTCTTGGAGGCCCGCTTGGGCCGGAGGCGGCGCAGGCAGGCCGGGAGGCACTGGTCCAGCATGTTCTGCAAATGGCAGGGAGAGGGTAGTGGGCAGCTGGGGCTGAGCTGGGGTCAAcccatccccacctcccttctctcctgCTGCTGAAACCCAGGgcgggccccacctccagcatgaAGGCCCCCACGAAGTTGAAGGTGACCAGACCCAGCAGTAGCAACTTGAAGCAGGTGTCAGTGATGTTCCTCAGTGCCAGCGGCCCCTGCAGGAGGCCAGGGACCAGGACAAGGCCCACCAGGATGGAGCTCAGGAGTGCCAGGGCCAGCAGGAAGGGCACTGGGGGCGGGAGAGTCTCTCAGGCAGGAGCCACAcccctgggaccacagacacacatgcacacaccatccaccctccatctctctcccatCTGTCCCCCCAAGTCCCCTCCCCAGGCTCCTCCCCCCTCTGCCAGCATCTCCTGCCCCGAGCCTGCAGCGGCACCATTGGTGTAGAGCGGCCGGCGGAAGGGCGCCCCCTTGGACACAGCTGCGGCCAGGATGAGGTACTGGAAGCTGGAGAGAGAGAAGACCACGGTGTTCTCGTAGTTGGGTAGGTTGTCTGGTGCAGGGACCGTCCTGTTCAGAGGCACGAACCTGGGAGTACAGGGATAGGGGTCAGGGTGGACGGAGGTGCATAGGGTGGACAGGGCGGGATAGGATGGGGGTGGTCAGCTCCCTACTCACCACGGCTGGGCTAGGGTCAGGAAGTAGCCCCCCAGCTGCACGCTGGCCACCAGGGCCACCTGTAGCAGCAAGCTGCCGAGCACGGGAATGCTGAGCAGTGCCCCTGGTGGCCGCACCCGCCCCAGGGCCAGCGCCGGCCCTGTTCGGCTCATGAGCACTGCCACTGTGGTGGTGATGACCAGGTCGATGGCCAGGAACTGCAGGTCACCCAGGTTGGTGTTGATCTGCCACAGGGAAGGGAGGGCAGAGGGAAAACTGAGACCTGGCCCTGGCTGCCCCTACTCTGATAGCAGAGGCCCCGCCCCTGTCCCAAAGGAGACTGATGGGGAAGGCATCCCCCAATCTGATGGGGGTAGTACTCTCCTGCCAGCCCATGGAGGAGGCACAGCTCTTGATTTGAGACAAACCCCTGGTCTGATAGAAAGGCACCTGTGCTGACCTTGGGGAGCCTAAATCTGAGCGAAGGTTTCCCACCCTCGGGAAGCTCCTTGACTTCAGGCAGACACAGGGACAGACCTGAGTACAAGATGTGCACTGCCCTGCCTCATTCGCTGGGGGTGAGCAGGTCGTGTGCAGAGTAGGGGAGGGGAGATCTCCTCCAAGCAGGGTGTGGGAGGCACAGCCAAGGTGTGGGGCAGAGCAAGTGTGTCTGGGGAAATGGGCAGATCTGTGGGGatgggccagggccaggggcaAGGGTCTTGGCTCTGCCCCCATTTTCCCTGCAGATGGGTGCTCCCGATGTTAGCCCCTGAcagctgctgccatgtgaggaccTAGTAGGCACCGGGCTCCACGCCTGGTGTTCTTCTCGTCTCCCCTGAGCCTTGCCGCCTCCCCAACCACACAGCTGGAGAGTAGCAGAGTCAGGATCTGAGCCCACGTCATCTCTCCAGGACCTGCTGGCTCTGAGGCACATGGCTGTGTCCCCTCCCTGGTCCTGGAACAGCACTGGGCATGGAGCTCACAGATACTCACTGTGTAGAGGATCAGGACAGAGATGAACTGGGTCAGGCTGTACAGGGCCATGTACTTGAAGACGCTGAATGACGTGTCAAGGGAACAGCGCCCCTCCCTGGGTGGCAGGGCATGGACATTAGGGGCCCAGGTTGGCTGACCAGCCTTGCTGAGCCCTCGCCCTCCGGCCCCTGCCTGCCTTACCTGATGACCATGGGCACACACTCGATACTGGCCATGCTTGAGGTGAAGGGCGAGACCACTGAGGCTTCTGCCTGGGACAGTGAGATGCCAACATCGGCTGCCTTCAGGGCCCCGCAGTCATTGGCGCCGTCTCCACACATGCCCACACAGTACCTGAAGAGAGTCGTGGGCAGGTGTGGCCTGGGGAACGACCCCACCCACCCCAAGAGTGGGCTGGCAGAATATGATGACAGCTGGGCCCCTAATACCACATGGTGCCTCGTACACAGGTGCTCAGTGAGTAGAtgcattatcattatcattatttttttgagatagattttcactcatgtcgcccaggctggagtgcaatggtgtgatctcagctcactgcaaccttcacctcctgggctcaagcaattctcctgtgtcagcctcctgagtagctgggattacagatgcctgtcaccatgcctggctaattttttatatttttagtagactgggtttcgtcatgttggccaggcggctctcaagctcctgacctcaggtgatccgcctgccttggcctcctaaagtgctggattacaggtgtaagccactgtgcccagcctgttaattatttttttgagacagtctcactctgttacccaggctgaagtgcagcggtgtgtgcaatcacggctcactacagccggaacctcccatgctcaagcagccctcctgccccagcctcctgagtagctggacaaCAGGTAtgtgtcatcacacctggctaatttttaaattttttgtacagatgggggctcaatttgttgcccaggctggtctcaaactcctgggctcaagtgatcctcctgccttggccacccaaagagctgggattacaggcataagccaccgcacccagcgtaCAATGATTATTTTTAGCATGAAAGACTCGGGAGAGCCTGCCTGCTTTTGGTGTGGGGGGTGACAGCTCTCTGATCCCTGAGGAGGAAGACAGGGCcctagggaaggagggagggacagacaGACAAGGTCAATCCCTGCAGACCTTTGCCCACACCCTCTGCTGAGCACTCACTGAAGCTTCTGTAGCTCGCACACCAGCTCTGTTTTCTGCTCAGGGGCCATTCGGGCAAAGACAGTGCCCTGGACCAGGACCTGGGGGCACACGGAGATGGGGGAGGGCTGAGGCATCCACCAGGGAGAATGAGccaggagagagacagagccGGGGAGGTGCAGGGAGCCAGGGAGCTGGGGGTAGCCCTACCTTGGGCAGCAGCTTGGGGAAGTGCTTCACAATGATACCAAAGGTGGGCCCACTGAGGGCCAGGTGCCTGGATCGGGGGTCTGGCTCCACGGTGTAGCTTGCAGCCTGGTCAGGATCCTGGGGGCCCAGGAAGCTCAGCTTAGCTCCCCCTGCCCACCCTGGAGAGTTGGGGCCTGGGTCAGGTGACACAGGGGTGGGGTCACAGGGTGCAGTACAGCTGAAACTCTAGGTTAGCCTCACCTTAACCCCATTCACGTCTGCGGGGGACTCCATTGGCAGGAACTCGAGGGAGGCGGGCTGACCCCGCTCAGGGTGGGTAGCATGGACGATGATCAGATGCTCCTGGGGGGCCACCATGCCACAGCCCCGGGCCACAGTGACTGCTGTCTGCAGGTTGTCCCCTGGGGGATATGGGGCAAGGTCAGGATCTGAGGCTATCTGGGGAGGCCGTCCTCATCCTGATCCTTACAGATGGAAAACAGGCTGGATGAAATCTATCTGCCACCACCAGCCAAATGAACTGAGGCAGGTTATCAACATCCCtttccccagtttcctcatctgtagatcCAGGCATCAAAGGGTCTTAGGAGAAACTGGAGCCCTGGGCTGGAGCTCCACAtatactccttttcttttttttttttttttgagacaaagtctccctctgtcgcccaggctggagtgcaatagcttgatctcagctctctgtaaCCACCTCcttcttgggctcaagaaattctcctgcctcagcctcccaggtagctgggattataggtacttgaaaccatacctggttaatttttttgtatttttagtagagatggggttttaccatgttggccagtctggtcttgaactcctggcctcaggtgatcccactgccttggcttcccagagtgctgggattacagatatgagccatcaaattctcttttttttttttttgagatggagtttcgctgttgttacccagactggagtgaaatggcacgatctcggctcactgcaacctccacttcctgggttcaagtaattctcctgcctcagcctcctaagtagctggaattacaagcgtccaccaaaacacccagctaattttttgtatttttagtagagatgagatttcaccatgttggccaggctagtcttttttttttttgagatggagtttcgctcttgttacccaggctggagtgcaatggcacaatcttggctcactgcaacctccgcctcctgggttcaggcaattctcctgcctcagcctcccgagtagctgggattacaggcgtgcaccaccatgcccagctaatttttttgtatttttagtagagacggggtttcaccatgttgaccaggatggtctcgatctcttgacctcgtgatccaccggcctcggccccccaaagtgctgagattacaggcgtgagcactgcGCCCGacagccaggctagtcttgaactcatcCTCAAGTTatcccccgccttggcctcccaaagtgctgggattacaggcatgagtcactgtgtccagccattttgtattctttgtagagatggggttttgccatgttgcctaggttggtcttgactccagggttcaaacaatccttctcccttggcctcccaaaggggtgggattacaggcgtgaggtacCGTGCCAGGCTAGAATCTTTCTCTTCCTGCTCCCTGAGCTTGTCACAGATTTTGAGGCTGACATTATCCCCATTTCTCAGAGGTGCAACCTGGAACCTGGAGCGGTCACCTGGCAAGTGAGTTGCCGGGCTGGAACACAGGCTGTCTGACCGCACACCTGGGCTCCCTGGAAGTCACTCCATTCCTCtaagccccagtttcctcatctgtcagatAGGGTTGATGATTAACACTTGCCGGGGGATACTGTGATTCGTGAAATGTTTGAAAAGGACCTGGTCTGAAGCAGGAGCCCAGAAAGATGCCCCAGGAAGGGGCGGATTCTGCCCTCCTACCCTGGGCTTTCACATGCCACTGTACCTGTCACCATGACGGCGCGGATGCGGGTCCTCCGCAGAGCCTGGATAACTGGCGTTGTCTGCGGCTTCAATAGGTTCCTCATGACCAGCAGCCCCAGGAGGCTCAGTTCCTGCTCCACGGTGTCCCTGGCAGGTGGGCAGATCCAGATCAGAGGTCATACAGTGACCAGGGCCCCTCTCCCAGCCACCAGGCAGGGCATCTTCCCTGGGCTCTGCCTTCAGGAGAgcctccctctgcccagtcctCAGAGAAGATGGGCCAGGGGACAGGCCCACCTCGTCAGTTGCTGGGCTGCTtccaggctggtcacagtggGCAGCGGCTTGCTGGCCAGGGCCACGACACGATAGCCAGCAGCTGTGTAGCTCTGCAGCAGCTGGGCGAAGTCAGTGGGCACTGCCAGGGAGAGGGGGGTGTCACGAGGAGGGGATGGCAGGCACAGAGGCTGGGCACCCACCCAATTCTGTGCCAATGCCCAACCAGGTGGCCTTGGGGGCTGCCCCCTGCACCTGTCTCGGGGTTGCAGAGCCCTGCCACCAGCTCTGGGGAGCCTTTGACGTAGGCCTCAGGCTGAGGGGCCCCTGGCCACGACACCACCACACTCATGCGCTGCAGAGCCGAAGAGAAGGGGAAGCGGTGGAGGACACTGACTGGCACAGGGGGCTCGTCCTGCAGAGTTGGAGAGGCAGCTGAGGTGCTGGCTGGGGAGTCCACCCCTTTGCCCTGTACCTCACAGGCCCCCCTCAGCTCACCATTTCCTGCAGCTGGAGCTCCCAAAGTGGGGGTCTCATCACTGCTAAGACTTGGGTCCCAAATGCCAAGTCCTCGGCTGGCTCCTCCTCCAGGacctggcaggcaggcagggaaggTTGGTGTCTGGGGGCTTTGGCTCAGAGAGAGATTTGAGCTAGACTCAAGGAAGACTTCCTTCATGGGAGACTGGTCGGTGGGTtaagaacatgggctttggagCCAGGTGGACTCAAATTCAAACTCTAGCTTTGCTGCTTCCAAGCTGCTGGGTGACCAGGGACACGTTTCTCCAAATCTCCCAGCTTCAGCATCCTCCGTGAAGCAGCATTTGAGCTTGCTTGCCAGGGCTTGGGGAAGAGGAAATGAGACCAGgcccctgcagcctccagctggtcatagtaggcactcagcaTGTGTCCTggccattattattttatttttatttttaagacggagtctcactctgtcatttaggctgcagtgcagtggtgtgatctcagctcactgcaacccctgcctcctggattcaaatgattctcctgcctcagtctcctgagtagcagggaccagaGGTGTGCTCCACAAcactcatctaatttttatatttttagtagacacagggtttcactatgttggctaggctggttttgaacttctgacctcaggtgatctgcccgcctcagccttccaaagtgctgggattataggcatgagccactgtgcccaggctcttATTATtactgagacaaggtctcattctgttatccaggctggggtgcagcagcgtggtcacagctcactgcagcctcatccacCCGGGCTCAattagtcctcccacctcagcctcctgaactacaggcacgcaccaccacgccggctaatttttgtatttttggcagagatggcgttttgccatataggccaggctggggtcctgggctcaagtgatcctcccatcttggcctcccaaagtactgggagccACATTACAgttttgagccactgtgcctggcctattattatgAATGGTGGGCATAGTAAGAGACCACCCTCGAGGACCTAGAGGGAAGATGGGGTGGGGTTCTCTAGGCCCCACTGCCAAGAAGGATGGGGCTGACTTGCTTGGCCTCCTCACCCAGCCAGTAGACTCCACCATCTTCAAGTCCATGGGGTCGCCCACGGGGGTGTCCTGGAGCCGGCTAAGGGCATGGCAGGTGGCCAGTGCTCGGAGCAGTGGCCCCACAGGCAGGCGGCGGGGCTCTGGGACCAGTGGCAGGAATGCCCGCCCCTTCAGGGGCACCACCCCCATCACGTCTAAGCCGTCCTCAGTGAGGGTGCCCGTCTGCGGGAGACAGGTGGGTGGGGCAGTGATGAGTCTTAGAATGGGGGGTGCCCTGCTGAGCTGGGTATCCAAACCCCAGGCCAGGCGGACCCCCTGGGAACCCCAGGAAGCTGAGCTGGAgctgcctccccagcccccactgctTCCCTGTCTAGCAGCATCTCTCCCAGGAAGTCTTCTTTACCTCCCAAGATTAGGGTAGGTGGTTTGCTCTGGGTTCCCATTCATGGCCTCTTCACTTTCCCACATTTGGTGGTTAGAGGCCCTGGCCCACAGCTGGCACTCaatatgtttgttgaatgagggCATGAGTCAATGCCTGCATTCCCCACCCTAGACTTGAACTGCACAAGTACACCTCTGGCTCCTTGGTTAGCCTGGGAGCTGTGGGAATCTGGTCACCCACTCCACAGTTTAAAAGCTCTCTGTGGCCCTCAACACCCTCTGAATGTCATCCAGCCTCTAGCCTCTGCCAACCAGGCCACTGCCTACCTGGCCCTGTCCTGCCCTACCATTCCCTGTGCCCAGGTGTGCAGTCCATCTGTGCCATGCTGCTCCCGCCTTTTACCCTTGCTCCTCCCTGAATGAGGTCACTGAGGGGCCTGATCAGGGGGCTTCCTTGACTGCCTTCTCTCTAAAGAAGTGTCCCCACCTACAACCCATCATGCTGACCTACTGGCTGCCTTCCTAAAACCCACTGCTTACCCCTTTCCCCCCTATCCCCATCCCCACAGCTCTTTTGTGCATTCCTGGATCACTTATTCTGGTGGGGGACACATTCCAGTGACCACAGGATGTCTGTGTTGGTCACTGCTGGGCGCCTAGGGTTGACAGCAGTAAGGGATGCACACTAGAGCCCAGGTCCCtaccagtactttttttttttttgagacagagtctccctctgctgccaggctggaatgcagtggtacaatctcggctcactgcaacctccacctcccgggttcaaatgattctcctgttaaagcctcccaagtagctgggattacaggcacatgccaccatgcccggctaatttttgtattttagtagagatggggattcaccatgttggccaggatggtctcgatgttgaccttgtgatccacccgcctcggcctcccaaagtgcagggattacaggcatgagccactgtgccagcctttttttttttttgagataagagtttctgtcacccaggctagaatgcagtagtgtgatctccactcactgcaacctctgcctcccggattcaagcggttctcctgcctcagcttcccaagtagctgggattacaggcatgcgccaccacgcctggctaatttttgtatttttagtagaacgggttttcgccatattggtcaggctggtgttaaactcctgacttcaggtgatctactcgcctcagcctccaaatcccaaagtgctgggattaccatcatgagccatggcacccagcccccAACCAGTTCTTTAACACATGATTCTAGACATTTTATCCGCCAGACCATGAGCCCAGTGAGGGCAGGagtaggtggggtggggggcgggggtggaTCCTCTGGGGGTTTCCACCCCCAGACAGGACCTGTCGTCCTGTGGGCACTGCTAAGAGAGTAACTCGGGTGTTGGGGCCTAGCCAGGGTGCCTGTGGCTGTCCCACTCCCCTGAGCCAACCCCACCTGCAGCCCCACCTTGTCAAAACACACCAGCTGCAGCTTGCCCCCCAGGTTGATGCGCAGGGGGTGGATACAGAAGATTCCCTGTCTCCGCAGCCGGCTCTGGGCGTAGAGTGTGCACACGGTCATGGCAGCAGGCAGGGCGGGTGGCACCACCACAGTCACCAGGTCCAGAGCCCGGATCACAATCTCATTCAGAGGCACCTGGCAGGGGGCACCGTGAATGTGAGCATCCGGCTGGCTGGCCCTGGGCCCTGCTGGCAGCACCCCCCAGCCCCAAAGGCTTACCCGGTTTCCATGGAGGATGAAGATGCTGTAGATGGTGCCGAGGAGAGCTGGGGGGACAGCGAGGGACTGAGTGGGATTTGGGACCTGGACTGGGGGCTATGGGCAGAGGAGGGTACAGGGGGCCACTCACCCAGGACAGAGAGGGCAGCCACAAACTTCATGCTGTGTTTATAGAACTTGAAGTTGATGGGCCGGGGATGCAAGATGGAGCTCACCAAACCCCCTTTAGCTGTGCAGAACCCTGGGGAGGAGGCGGGGACCCCAAGGCAGGGAAGCTGGAATGAGGGTAGGTCTCCCCACACAAGCCCTCCCGACCTGGGCCTCTGGAGTTGCAAGACacgatgtttttttttttttttaagatggagtcttgctctgtcaccaggctgaagtgctgtggcgcgatctcagctcactgcaacttccacctcccaggttcaagcaattctcctgcctcagcctcccgagtagctgggactacaggtgtacaccaccacccccagctaatttttgtatttttagtagagattgggtttcaccatgttggccaggatagtctcaatctcttgaccttgtgatctgcccttcttggcctcccaaagtgttgggattacaggcgtgagccatcatgcccagccggGAAAGGATGTTTTGCGATTAGCCATCACCAGGGTAGAGTCGTAACAAGTCTGGCCTGGCTCTGGTAGGCTCTTTATAAAgctttttaaaggttttaaagAAGGCACTAGTGGATAGTATCTAAATACTGGGTGGTTCCACTTAAGATCCAGACACAGGGAAGACTCCTGCCTGCTCACTACATCCCTGCCCGCTCCAGCACTGTAAACCCGGCGGCTCCTGCAGACCTTGCAATGTTTGGTCTCGGTCTGGCCCAACTTCTCCTGCTAAGATGGGAGTGCTCAGGCCCCACTTAGGGGGCTACTTGCTGGAGGTCCCTCAGAAGGGCAGCAGAAGTGGGCATGGGGTCCAGGGTTTCAGGGCCCACTCTGCCCCAATCCACCTCTCCCACGGGTGCTGAGCCCAGCATCTCTCTCAAgcccatcctcctgtctcataCCTGTGCGGGTCACCACTGCCAGGACGTGCGGTCCCACATAGGCCCGGGCCTGCAAGATGAGGGTCCCGCAGAAGAGCGTGTGCCGCCGGTGTGTCTCCGCGCAGTAGGGCCCCAGCCCCTCTGGCAGTGCCGTCTTCAGCACTGGAACACTCTCTCCTGGCAGGAAATGTGGGGTGTGAGGCCCACTccacacctctccctcccaccagcAAATCAGGAGTTATGTGTAGAGTTCTCCCTTAAGCCCTAGGTCTTGGTTAACTCTGTAACCAGGTATGAACAAGATATCACAGCTCCATTTTAGAGAGGAacaatgaggctcagagaggacagAGACATAAAGGCACAGGGACACACTCCTGGAAGCGGGTGGCAGCCAGCTCCCAGGAACCAGCCGGGGagtcagtgtgtgtgtgggggcatCGTGTGTGcagtggggcagggtgggggagtTGTCCTCGTTCTgctgtaattattttataacataCATGGAGTGCTTTTCTAACTCTAACCAACAGAAATATTTACacagggccagacacagtggctcatgcctgtaattccagcactttgggaggccaaggctggcagattgcttaaggtcagaagtttgagaccagcctgaccaacatggtaaaactcggattctactaaaaatataaaattagccaggtgtggtggtggacgcctgtaatcccaggtactttggaggctgaggcaggagaatcgcttaaacctgggaggcagagattgcagtgagctgagattgcaccattgtactccggcctgggcaacaagagcaaaactccacctcaaaaacaaaaaaagaaataactcagaTGCGCTGGGCTGGCTGTTCATGCTTCACCTCTCATGCTCCTAAGCACTTTGCACAACTGTCCAGGAGGGACTAACAGCCATCttagagaagaggaaactgaggcacagagatattAAGTGGTAATGGCCCAAGG harbors:
- the ATP13A2 gene encoding polyamine-transporting ATPase 13A2 isoform X1; protein product: MEADSSPLVGSTPTGYGTLTIGTSIDPLSSSVSSVRLSGYCGSPWRVIGYHAVVWMMAGIPLLLFRWKPLWGVRLRLRPCNLAHAETLVIEIRDKEDSSWQLFTVQVQTEAIGGGSLEPPPQVQVEDGRSQAAVGVVPEGAWKDTAQLHKNEEELPTQAHCFWGQGQLPTHPLLSSTQKRVLRYYLFRGQRYIWIETQQAFYQVSLLDHGRSCDDIHRFRHGLSLQDQTVRKAIYGPNVISIPVKSYPQLLVDEALNPYYGFQAFSIALWLADHYYWYALCIFLISAVSICLSLYKTRKQSQTLRDMVKLSMQVCVCRPGGEEEWVDSSELVPGDCLVLPQEGGLMPCDAALVTGECMVNESSLTGESVPVLKTALPEGLGPYCAETHRRHTLFCGTLILQARAYVGPHVLAVVTRTGFCTAKGGLVSSILHPRPINFKFYKHSMKFVAALSVLALLGTIYSIFILHGNRVPLNEIVIRALDLVTVVVPPALPAAMTVCTLYAQSRLRRQGIFCIHPLRINLGGKLQLVCFDKTGTLTEDGLDVMGVVPLKGRAFLPLVPEPRRLPVGPLLRALATCHALSRLQDTPVGDPMDLKMVESTGWVLEEEPAEDLAFGTQVLAVMRPPLWELQLQEMDEPPVPVSVLHRFPFSSALQRMSVVVSWPGAPQPEAYVKGSPELVAGLCNPETVPTDFAQLLQSYTAAGYRVVALASKPLPTVTSLEAAQQLTRDTVEQELSLLGLLVMRNLLKPQTTPVIQALRRTRIRAVMVTGDNLQTAVTVARGCGMVAPQEHLIIVHATHPERGQPASLEFLPMESPADVNGVKDPDQAASYTVEPDPRSRHLALSGPTFGIIVKHFPKLLPKVLVQGTVFARMAPEQKTELVCELQKLQPHLPTTLFRYCVGMCGDGANDCGALKAADVGISLSQAEASVVSPFTSSMASIECVPMVIREGRCSLDTSFSVFKYMALYSLTQFISVLILYTINTNLGDLQFLAIDLVITTTVAVLMSRTGPALALGRVRPPGALLSIPVLGSLLLQVALVASVQLGGYFLTLAQPWFVPLNRTVPAPDNLPNYENTVVFSLSSFQYLILAAAVSKGAPFRRPLYTNVPFLLALALLSSILVGLVLVPGLLQGPLALRNITDTCFKLLLLGLVTFNFVGAFMLENMLDQCLPACLRRLRPKRASKKRFKQLERELAEQPWPPLPTGPLR
- the ATP13A2 gene encoding polyamine-transporting ATPase 13A2 isoform X41 is translated as MEADSSPLVGSTPTGYGTLTIGTSIDPLSSSVSSVRLSGYCGSPWRVIGYHAVVWMMAGIPLLLFRWKPLWGVRLRLRPCNLAHAETLVIEIRDKEDSSWQLFTVQVQTEAIGGGSLEPPPQVQVEDGRSQAAVGVVPEGAWKDTAQLHKNEEEKRVLRYYLFRGQRYIWIETQQAFYQVSLLDHGRSCDDIHRFRHGLSLQDQTVRKAIYGPNVISIPVKSYPQLLVDEALNPYYGFQAFSIALWLADHYYWYALCIFLISAVSICLSLYKTRKQSQTLRDMVKLSMQVCVCRPGGEEEWVDSSELVPGDCLVLPQEGGLMPCDAALVTGECMVNESSLTGESVPVLKTALPEGLGPYCAETHRRHTLFCGTLILQARAYVGPHVLAVVTRTGFCTAKGGLVSSILHPRPINFKFYKHSMKFVAALSVLALLGTIYSIFILHGNRVPLNEIVIRALDLVTVVVPPALPAAMTVCTLYAQSRLRRQGIFCIHPLRINLGGKLQLVCFDKVLEEEPAEDLAFGTQVLAVMRPPLWELQLQEMRMSVVVSWPGAPQPEAYVKGSPELVAGLCNPETVPTDFAQLLQSYTAAGYRVVALASKPLPTVTSLEAAQQLTRDTVEQELSLLGLLVMRNLLKPQTTPVIQALRRTRIRAVMVTGDNLQTAVTVARGCGMVAPQEHLIIVHATHPERGQPASLEFLPMESPADVNGVKDPDQAASYTVEPDPRSRHLALSGPTFGIIVKHFPKLLPKVLVQGTVFARMAPEQKTELVCELQKLQPHLPTTLFRYCVGMCGDGANDCGALKAADVGISLSQAEASVVSPFTSSMASIECVPMVIREGRCSLDTSFSVFKYMALYSLTQFISVLILYTINTNLGDLQFLAIDLVITTTVAVLMSRTGPALALGRVRPPGALLSIPVLGSLLLQVALVASVQLGGYFLTLAQPWFVPLNRTVPAPDNLPNYENTVVFSLSSFQYLILAAAVSKGAPFRRPLYTNVPFLLALALLSSILVGLVLVPGLLQGPLALRNITDTCFKLLLLGLVTFNFVGAFMLENMLDQCLPACLRRLRPKRASKKRFKQLERELAEQPWPPLPTGPLR